CCTTCTGTCTCATTCGATGAGGCGCAGAAGCTGGCGGCCGATCCGGCTGCGACGGCCGCCTATTACAAGGCATGGACCAAGACGCTTACCGCCGACATGCTCTCGGCAACGCCAAAGCCGATCTCCGCGGAATCCGAGTGACGGCATCGGCGATCCGTTTCAAGATCAGGGGCGGCCTCGGGACCGCCCCTTACTTCGTGGGAAGATCATGTCCGGTCCGCCGATGATTTCCGTGCGCAATCTTGCCAAGCGCTATGGCGGCGTTGTCGCGCTCCAGGATATGAGCCTGAGCGTCGAGCGGGGCACGATCCACGCCGTCGTGGGCGAGAACGGCGCCGGCAAATCGACGCTGATGAAGGTGCTTGCCGGCGTCGTCCGGCCCGATAGCGGCGCCATCGAGCTCGACGGCCACGCTGTGACCATCGACAACCCCAATGCCGCGCGGCAGCATGGCATCGGCATGGTCTATCAGGAACTCAGCCTGTTTCCCGAGCGGTCCGTTCTGGCCAATCTGTTCGTCAACCGCGAGCCGGTGCGAAACGGCCTGATCTCCAAACGAGAGATGGAGGCGCGCAGCCGCTATCTGCTTCGGCAACTCGGCCTGCATGTCGATGTGCACGCCCCGGTTAGCCGCCTCAGCATCGGTGAGCGGCAGCTTGTCGAACTCGCCCGCGTACTGCTCGAACATCCTCGGCTGCTGATCCTCGACGAGCCGAATTCCGCACTCAACCAGCGCGAGACCGAGAGGCTGTTCACGGTGCTGAAGGGGCTGCGGGCCAATGGCATCACCATGCTCTACGTATCGCATCGACTGGAGGAGGTTTTCGCCATCTCCGATCGCGTCACCATCACGCGCAACGGACGCGATGTGCTGACGAAGGATCGCTCGGAACTAACCATACCCCAGGTCATCGAAGGCATGATCGGCCAGCAGCGCGAGGCATTGTTCCCGCCTCCCCTGCCGTCGACGGTCGGCGCGACACGGCCGCAGATGACGGTCAAGGGACTTGCGGGCGGCAGGCTTGCCGATGTCAGCTTCACCGCGCGTTCCGGCGAGATCGTCGGGTTGGCCGGGCTTGAAGGGTCCGGCGTCGCCGATCTTCTCGACATGCTGTTCGGCATGCGCAAGGCGCGCGGCGGCGAGGTGCATTTTCCCGACGGCAGCGGCCTGCCGAAAAGCGCGACCGAAGCGGCACGGCGCAATGTCTGCCTCGTTCCGGCCGACCGCCGCCGCAACGGGCTGATGTTGGACAAATCCATCCTGTTCAACATCTCCAACGTGGTCGTCGGCGCTCGCGACTGGGGCACGCCCTGGTATTCGCCCAAAACCGCGCTTGGCCGCGCCAACCGCCAGATCGACGCGCTGCGCATCAAGGGCCTGCCGCATGCGCTGGCGAACTCGCTGTCGGGCGGCAACCAGCAGAAGGTCGTCATCGGCAAATGGCTGGAGATCGGGCCGCAGGTTTTCCTGCTCGATGATCCGACGCGCGGTGTCGATATCGGCGCCAAGAGGGAGATATACGCGCTGATCCGCGAGATGTCGGCCAATGGCGGCATCGTGCTGTTCAGCTCGACCGAACTGCCCGAACTGATCGGGCTCTGCGACCGCATTCTCGTCATTTATCAAGGCCGGCTCGCCGGCCAGCTTTCTGGAACCGAGATGAACAGCCAGACGGTTCTGCATCTGACCAATACCGGCGAAATGCCGGGTGCGAACCGTAATAAGCAAGCGCGCCAGGGGGACATGGCATGAGCAAGACCGATCTCATTCCGCCGCTCGCCGGATCGGCGGTCCACCCTGCCCGGCGCGGCTTTCGCATTCCCGAGGAAATCGGTGTCATCATCGCGCTGGTCGGGATGATGGCGATCATCGGCTTTGCCCGGCCGCGCTTCCTCAATCCGATCAACCTGTTTTCGCTGCTGGGCAACACAACGTTCCTCGGCATGCTGGCCATCGGCATGGTGTTCCTGCTCGCCATCCGCGAGATTGATCTTTCAGTCGGCTGGATGTTCAACTTCTCCGCGGTTTTCGCGGCACTGCTGATGGTCGCGGGCATCGACCCCTGGCTTGCCGCCTTTGCCGGTGTGCTGTTCGGCGCCGGCCTCGGCCTGATCAACGGGCTGATCGCGGTGACGCTGCGCCTGCCCGCCATCATCGTGACGCTGGGCACCTATTCGATGTTCCAAGGCCTGTCGCTGGTCGTCAACAAGGGGCGCGCCATCGTGCCGGCGGACCAGAGCAGCAGCTTCTTCTCGGTGATTTCCGACAAGCTGTTCGGCATCGTGCCGGTGGCAGCTCTGGTCTTCATTGCGCTGGCGTTGGCGATGCACGTCGTGCTTCATCGCACCCGCTTCGGCTACCGCGTCCAGGCGGTGGGCAGCAATCCGGAGGCCGCGGCCCATGCCGGCATTCCGACAGCCTGGGTGCGGCTGCAGACACTGGTGCTGATGGGCGCCATATGCGGGCTTTCAGGGGTGATGTATGTCGGTTTCCGCGGCGCCATCGATCCCAACGAGGGCAGTGATTTCGTGCTGGTGGTGATTGCCGCCGTCATCATCGGCGGCACGCCGCTCTCGGGCGGTCACGGCACGATCATCGGGGCGGTGATCGGCATGATGATCATCCAGGTGATCTCGAGCGGGCTGATCTTCTTCGGCATCGATGCGACATGGAGCACATTCGTCACTGGTGCTGTAACCGTGCTGGCCGTGTCGCTCGACCGGCTGATCAAGTTCCAGCGCACAAGGCGCATCGAACGCAGCAAGGAAAATTTCCACGCCTGAGGCAGGCTCTATCTTTTTGTTTGAGCATGATCTCTGGACAAACGGGGACCGTTTGTCCGAGAAAGCCGGATGCCACCTTTCGGGATCATGCTCTATCGCTTCGGAACAGGCAGGCAGGATCCGCCCATGATCAGTTGCGTCGGGAATGAGATGCGTTGCGCCGGACGATCGCTGTGGCCGCCGAGGCGTTCGAGCAGCAGCTGCGCGGCGGTGCGGCCGATTTCCTCCACGGGCCGGTCGATCAGCGTGATCGGCCCCGGATAAAGCAATGCGACGTCCGAGCGGTCGCAACCGATCAGCGAAATGTCCTGGGGCACGGATACGCCCTGCTGCTGGATGGCGCGCAACACGCCGACGAGGATACGATTGCCCGCGGCGATGATGGCGGTCGGGCGTTCCGGCATCTGGAGCAAGGCTGTCGCCTCGCGGAAACCGAAATCCACCGACAGGCTTTGCGAACGGATCAGATCTTCCGGCACCGGCAGGCCACTGCGCTGGAACGCCTCGACGAAGCCGCGCACCCGCTCACGCCCGGGCCGGATGTCGCTGCCGGCGGTGATGATGGCGATGCGGCGATGTCCGAGTTCGATCAGGTAGCTCGTCGCCTGCCGCAATCCGGTGGCATGCTCGGTCAGCACGGCGTCGATATCGAGCGGGATATCGCGGTCGAGCAGCACCGAGGGAACGCGCAATTCCTTCAGGCGCTTGATGGTGCGGGCATCCTGTTCGTTGTTGATGGTCATGATCATGCCGTCGGCACGACCATGCTGCAGCATGTCGATAGCGGCCGCCTCTTCGGTGGCGCGGCCGTTGGTGCTCATCAGATAGAGCGAATAGCCGCGTTGACGCATTTCCGCGTCCACCGCCTTGAAGCAACTGGCATGCCAGGGGTTGGCGATATCGTCGATGACGAAGCCGACAGTCATGGTATTGCGACGACGCATATTCTGTGCGCGCGAGTCGGGCTGGAAACCGAGCTGCTGGATCGCGGCGCGCACCTTGCCAAGCGTTCCCGGCCTGACGGTCTCAGGCGCGTTCAAACTCCGTGAAACGGTTCCGACAGAGACGCCGGAAACGCGCGCCACATCCCGTATTGTCGCCGGCTTGTCCATGCCCTTCCTCACGCAGCCCCCTTGTCGACCCCTCGGGTCAGACGTCGCATCAAGCCGCCGAAACTCATATAAAACTTGAGTCTAGCGTGTCCGAGGCCATTCGGGCAAGGAGATTAGCGACGCGCCGGCACTTGACCTCCGGAGAGCGGCCGGACTATTCTGGAAACGTTTCTATTTCTGCTCCAACATCAGAGTTCATCATGGTCGCACAGCTGAAGATCGAACGCATAGAATGCGTGCCGCTTTGCATGCCCCTGCCCCGCACGTTCCGGGGCAGCAATTATTTCATGACCCACCGCTGCACGATCATCACCCGCATCTACACCTCGCAGGGAATTGTCGGCGAGGTCTACAATGGCGACGAATTCGAAACCCAGGCCGAGGTGGTCAGGATCATCCTCGATGAAATCCAGCCGCTGCTGATCGGCAAGGACGCCTTCAACATCGAAGGCTGCTGGGAAGCGATGCGCAAGCCGAGCTACAACATACTGCGCGACCGCAAGCTTGCCATGTGCGCGCAGGCCTGTGTCGACAGCGCGCTGTGGGACACGGTCGGCAAGGCGCTGGACGTGCCTCTGTACAAGCTCTGGGGCGGCTACAAGGACAAGCTCCCGGTCATTTGCATCGCCGGATATTATGAGGAAAACAAGACTTTAGCCGATTTCGGCCGCGAGATGGAGCAGATCCGCGCCAGTGGCTATGCTGGCTGCAAGTTCAAGGTTGGCGGCCGCACGCCGAAGGAGGATGCTGAACGCGTGCGGGCTGCACGTAGTGCGGTGGGCGACGACTTCACACTGCTGGTCGATGCCAACCAGGGCTGGAGCCTGGCGGAAGCCGTCGCGTTTTCGCGCCTTGCCGCAGACCTCAACATCCGCTGGTTCGAGGAGCCGGTGCGCTGGTACAATGACCGGCTCGACATGGCGGCGGCCCGCAACCAGACGGGCATTCCGATCGCCGCCGGGCAGAGCGAGATCAGCCGCGCCGGCTGCCGCGACCTGATGATGTCCGGCGCCATCGACGTCTGCAATTTCGACGCCAGCTGGGGCGGCGGGCCAACAGAGTGGCGCCGCGTCGCAGCACTTGCCTCCTGCTTCACGGTCGAGATGGGCCACCACGAGGAGCCGCAGATATCCGCCCACCTGCTGGCCTCGATTCCGAATGGCACATATTTGGAAACGTTTCACCCGGACCGCGATCCGATGTTCTACGCGCTCGTCGCCAACCGGTCGAAATTCGACAATGGCACCTACGACGTGCCGCAAGGCGCCGGCTTCGGACTTGTGCTCGATCAGACCACGATCGGGAAGTACCGTGTCTAGAGCGCGGCGGTCTGAACGGATTCATGGACGCGCTTTAGGTCTTTGTTTTATGCATGTCGTTCACCCAAACCGGGCCACTTTTGGGCGACATGCACCAGGCAGCGCCTACGGATCAGAAGCGCCACCGCTAGCCGCGGCGGTTGGTTGAATGGTCTTTTCGGAAATCCCTGTTCCCGAATTTCCTTACGCGGCCTCGCCCTTGCGGCTTTCCTGCTCAAGGCGCGTGATGTCGGTCGCCAGTTGCTCGACCTGTGCATAGTCGGCGATCCGCAGCGAAGGCGCCATGGCACCGTCCGCCACGACATGGACCCGATCGGCGGCTTCGTAGACCTCCAGCACTTCGGTGCAGAAAATCACCACCGTGTTGCCCTGGTCGGCATAGTCGCGCAGCAGGCGATAGATCTCGGCCTTGCTGTGGATGTCGACGCCGCGCGTCGGCTCTTCGAGCAGCAGCAGTTTTGGCGCGCAATGCAGCGCTTGGGCGATCGCCACCTTCTGCTGGTTGCCGCCTGACAGCGAGCGGATTTCCTGGGTCGTGGTACGTGTCTTGACCAGAAAACGGCTGACGGCGGCGGCGGCCATCTCGCGCATCTTGCGCTTTCTCAGCATCAGTCCGAAGCCGGCGATTTCGGGATAGCCGAGCCGGACCAGCAGGTTCTCGCCGACGGAGAAATTGCTGTAGAGGCTGAGCTGCCGTGTCGCCGGCACATAGGCGGTGCATTGGCGCAAGGCGACATCGCCTGACAGGCCGGAGATCTCGACCGTTCCGTTGCAGCGCTCGAGGCCAGCCAGTGAGCGCAGCAATTCGCGGGAACCCGAGCCTTCGACGCCAACCAGGGCGATGATCTCGCCGGCCTTGCCGTCCAGTTCGATGCCGCGAAAGGCCTTTCGATGTGTCCAATCGCATACCGAGAACAACAGCCCCGACGACGACGGCGCGGCAGGGTTGCGCTTGTCCCCGTCGCCGTGAACCGTGCCGCTGTCGGTCACCAATTGACGAGCCAGGCCGTCCTCGGTCAGTGACTCACCCTCAAGCATGGTGCGAACGCGACCGTCCCGCACGACGGCGACGCGCTTGCAATGCTGGACGAGATCGCCCAGCCGATGCGTGACAAGAAGAACGATGCGCCCGGCAGCCGCGATCTTGTGCATCTCGCGGAACAGCTCGTCCGATTCATCGGCGGTCAGCGCTGAATTGGGCTCGTCGAACAGGAACACCCGGGAATCGCGTGCGACGGCGCGGGCAATCTCGGTGCGCTGCTGGGTGGCCAGCGAACACTCCGCGAGCAACCGATCCTTGAGATGTCCGATGCCAAGCGCATCCATGACCCTGGCATCGGCCGCGCCGAGGCGCGGCTTGCCGGAACCGGTGCCTTCACGCCCGACCAGGACATTCTGCGCCACGGTCAAGTTCGGGAAAAGCTGCGGCTCTTGATGCACGACGGCGACCGCGTGCCAGTCAACAGTCGGCGACCATGGATTGCCGTCGAAGGTCAGTTCACCCCCATCGGGCCGCTCCTCGCCGGCGATGATGCGGATCAGGGTGCTCTTGCCGGCGCCGTTCGGTCCGGCGATGCCCAGCACCTCGCCGGGCCGAATATCGAGATCGACGCCATTGAGCGCGATGGTGCTGCCATAACGTTTGGTGACCCCGCGAATGCTTATGCCCGAGGCATTCGGTTGTGGCGCCGTCATGCCGCCCTGCTCTTGCGCAACTTGGTCAGGAACAGGTCGAGCGCCACGGCGCCGATGGTCACCGCACCGAGGAATATCTGCTGCACGTGAGGTCCGGGCGAGAGCAGCGCCAGGCCAATCTGTAATTCCGCGAGCAGCAGCGCCCCGCCGAGCGTACCAATGATGGTGCCCTTGCCGCCGGCCAGGCTGGCGCCGCCGATGATGACGGCGGCGAACACAGGGAATGTCTGCGACAGGCCGATGTCGGGCTGGCTGGTCTGGATGAAAGAGAAATCGAGGATGCCCGCGATAGAGGCGAGGATCGAACACAGGATGAAGGCCAGGATCTTGTAGCGGTTGACCGGCAGGCGGGCGAGCCTGCCGGCTTCCGGGTTGCCACCGATGGCCATCAGGCGGAAGCCGAACAGCGAACGGTGCAGCAGGAAGCCGACGACAACCGCAAGGCCAAGCATCCAGAAGATTTCGATCGACAGGCTGTATTTGCCGATGTTCTGGGTCAGCCCGATGAAGAAATTGAGCTCGCCCTGATTGACCGTGCCTCCGGGCGGCGGATAGTTCGGGTTGAACGTGCCGGTATTGCTGATCCAGAGCGACAGGCCGTAGAGCAGATTGTAGCTGCCGAGCGTGACGATGAAGGACGGTATCTTGAACCTGGTCACCAGAAAGCCGT
The nucleotide sequence above comes from Mesorhizobium shangrilense. Encoded proteins:
- a CDS encoding sugar ABC transporter ATP-binding protein → MSGPPMISVRNLAKRYGGVVALQDMSLSVERGTIHAVVGENGAGKSTLMKVLAGVVRPDSGAIELDGHAVTIDNPNAARQHGIGMVYQELSLFPERSVLANLFVNREPVRNGLISKREMEARSRYLLRQLGLHVDVHAPVSRLSIGERQLVELARVLLEHPRLLILDEPNSALNQRETERLFTVLKGLRANGITMLYVSHRLEEVFAISDRVTITRNGRDVLTKDRSELTIPQVIEGMIGQQREALFPPPLPSTVGATRPQMTVKGLAGGRLADVSFTARSGEIVGLAGLEGSGVADLLDMLFGMRKARGGEVHFPDGSGLPKSATEAARRNVCLVPADRRRNGLMLDKSILFNISNVVVGARDWGTPWYSPKTALGRANRQIDALRIKGLPHALANSLSGGNQQKVVIGKWLEIGPQVFLLDDPTRGVDIGAKREIYALIREMSANGGIVLFSSTELPELIGLCDRILVIYQGRLAGQLSGTEMNSQTVLHLTNTGEMPGANRNKQARQGDMA
- a CDS encoding ABC transporter permease; amino-acid sequence: MSKTDLIPPLAGSAVHPARRGFRIPEEIGVIIALVGMMAIIGFARPRFLNPINLFSLLGNTTFLGMLAIGMVFLLAIREIDLSVGWMFNFSAVFAALLMVAGIDPWLAAFAGVLFGAGLGLINGLIAVTLRLPAIIVTLGTYSMFQGLSLVVNKGRAIVPADQSSSFFSVISDKLFGIVPVAALVFIALALAMHVVLHRTRFGYRVQAVGSNPEAAAHAGIPTAWVRLQTLVLMGAICGLSGVMYVGFRGAIDPNEGSDFVLVVIAAVIIGGTPLSGGHGTIIGAVIGMMIIQVISSGLIFFGIDATWSTFVTGAVTVLAVSLDRLIKFQRTRRIERSKENFHA
- a CDS encoding LacI family DNA-binding transcriptional regulator; this encodes MDKPATIRDVARVSGVSVGTVSRSLNAPETVRPGTLGKVRAAIQQLGFQPDSRAQNMRRRNTMTVGFVIDDIANPWHASCFKAVDAEMRQRGYSLYLMSTNGRATEEAAAIDMLQHGRADGMIMTINNEQDARTIKRLKELRVPSVLLDRDIPLDIDAVLTEHATGLRQATSYLIELGHRRIAIITAGSDIRPGRERVRGFVEAFQRSGLPVPEDLIRSQSLSVDFGFREATALLQMPERPTAIIAAGNRILVGVLRAIQQQGVSVPQDISLIGCDRSDVALLYPGPITLIDRPVEEIGRTAAQLLLERLGGHSDRPAQRISFPTQLIMGGSCLPVPKR
- a CDS encoding mandelate racemase/muconate lactonizing enzyme family protein — translated: MVAQLKIERIECVPLCMPLPRTFRGSNYFMTHRCTIITRIYTSQGIVGEVYNGDEFETQAEVVRIILDEIQPLLIGKDAFNIEGCWEAMRKPSYNILRDRKLAMCAQACVDSALWDTVGKALDVPLYKLWGGYKDKLPVICIAGYYEENKTLADFGREMEQIRASGYAGCKFKVGGRTPKEDAERVRAARSAVGDDFTLLVDANQGWSLAEAVAFSRLAADLNIRWFEEPVRWYNDRLDMAAARNQTGIPIAAGQSEISRAGCRDLMMSGAIDVCNFDASWGGGPTEWRRVAALASCFTVEMGHHEEPQISAHLLASIPNGTYLETFHPDRDPMFYALVANRSKFDNGTYDVPQGAGFGLVLDQTTIGKYRV
- a CDS encoding ATP-binding cassette domain-containing protein, with the protein product MHKIAAAGRIVLLVTHRLGDLVQHCKRVAVVRDGRVRTMLEGESLTEDGLARQLVTDSGTVHGDGDKRNPAAPSSSGLLFSVCDWTHRKAFRGIELDGKAGEIIALVGVEGSGSRELLRSLAGLERCNGTVEISGLSGDVALRQCTAYVPATRQLSLYSNFSVGENLLVRLGYPEIAGFGLMLRKRKMREMAAAAVSRFLVKTRTTTQEIRSLSGGNQQKVAIAQALHCAPKLLLLEEPTRGVDIHSKAEIYRLLRDYADQGNTVVIFCTEVLEVYEAADRVHVVADGAMAPSLRIADYAQVEQLATDITRLEQESRKGEAA
- a CDS encoding ABC transporter permease: MSSSDTTQPAPPRQGFSAAGKATLDAALRVGGLFAAVIAVALVFIFINPNFANPNLAVSVLRAMSSVAIMAMGLTLVIVVGEIDLSFGAMYGLAANTLAVVWIVMGVSVYLAIPIAIGVGILVGLFNGFLVTRFKIPSFIVTLGSYNLLYGLSLWISNTGTFNPNYPPPGGTVNQGELNFFIGLTQNIGKYSLSIEIFWMLGLAVVVGFLLHRSLFGFRLMAIGGNPEAGRLARLPVNRYKILAFILCSILASIAGILDFSFIQTSQPDIGLSQTFPVFAAVIIGGASLAGGKGTIIGTLGGALLLAELQIGLALLSPGPHVQQIFLGAVTIGAVALDLFLTKLRKSRAA